TCGACTTGCCGGCCCCGTTCGGACCGAGGAAGCCGAACACCTCGCCGTCCTCGACCTGGAAGGAGAGGTCCTCGAGCGCGAGGGTCTCGCCGTAGGACTTGGTCAGCCCGTCGACCGTGATAGCGGGCATAGTTGGTGGCCGAGTGAAGACACCGTCGGCCGATAAGGATTGTCACTCCCGCAGCGTCGGACGCCGAACCGACCGAATCAGATCGGGTCGTCGGGATCGTAGTTCGTCGCGGTTCGATCGGCCTCAGTCGCGTACCGGTCGCGGGTCGCCTCGTCCGGAGCGTCCTCGAGCTGGTCCGGCGAGAGCTCCTTTGCGGCCGTGACGTCCGACGCGGCCGACGCCGCCAGCTCCCGGCGGTAGATCGACTCGCCGTCGGGCGTCGCGTACGTTAGCGTCACGAGACCCTTGTCGTCGTACTCGCGTTCGACCAGCCAGCAGCGGATCGTCTCGCTCATGGCCGCACCTGGGAGGGCCACCACCGAGAATGTACCGCGTCCACTCTGGCCGTCGGTTCGAGCCAACCACGAGTCGAGGCGACGGTCCCACCGCCCCGATCGCGAGGAGTCAGCCTGAAACCCTTCGCCACCGTAGGCCCGCCGATGAACGCCGAGGGGGTCCGCGAGCGCGCGACGTCGTTACCGCGAGAGCCGGGCGTCTACCAGTTTCGGGCCGACGGGACGACGCTGTACGTCGGGAAGGCGGTCGATCTCCGCAGTCGGGTCCGCTCCTACGCCGACCCGCGCAGCGCCCGCATCCGCCGGATGGTCGACCGCGCAGACGAAGTCGAGATCGCCGTCACCGACACCGAGACCCAGGCGCTGTTGCTCGAGGCGAACCTCATCAAACGCCACCAGCCCCGGTACAACGTCCGGCTGAAGGACGACAAATCGTATCCGATGGTCCAGCTGACCGACCACCCGGCGCCGCAGATCGAGATCACCCGCGATCCCGACGAGTCCGCAACCGTCTTCGGCCCGTACACGAACAAACGCCAGGTCGAGACCGTCGTGAAGGCCCTGCGGGAGACGTACGGTGTCCGGGGCTGTTCGGACCACAAGTACGCCGGCCGTGACCGACCGTGTCTCGACTACGAGATGGGGCTCTGTACGGCGCCGTGCACCCGCGAGATCGACCTCGAGAGCTACGCCGAGGACGTCACTGCCGTCGAACGGTTCCTCGAGGGCGAGACCGGGATCCTCGCCGATCCGCTACGCCGAGAGATGGAGGCCGCAGCCCAGGACCAACAGTTCGAGCGCGCGGCGAACCTGCGGGACCGCCTCGAGACCGTCGAGGCGTTCCACGGCGAGGGCGGCGAGGCCGTCCAGTCGACCGGCGACGAGCGGGCCGTCGACGTCCTGGGCGTGGCGATCGAGGGTGAGGACGCGACGGTCGCCCGCCTGCGGGCCGAGAACGGGAAGCTCGTCGATCGGGACCGACACACGCTCGAGGCGCCCGGCACCGATACAGGCGACGAGGACGTGCCGGAGTCCGGCGCCGTCCCCGCCGTGCTTGCAGCCTTCATCGTCCAGTACTACGCCGAACGGGAGCTACCCGACGCCCTCCTGTTGCCCGAGCGCCACGGCGACGAGGAGGTCGCGGCCTGGCTCGAGACCGAGGGCGTCGCCGTACGGATTCCTGGTGCGGGTCGCGAGGCGAAACTCGTTGACCTTGCGCTGAAAAACGCCCGCCGGAACGTGGGTGGGCGCGACGAGTGTGCCATGCTCGCCGACGCCCTCGGGATCGATTCGGCCGAACGGATCGAGGGGTTCGACGTCAGTCACGCCCAGGGGAAGTTCGCGGTGGGGAGCGACGTCGCTTTCGTCGACGGCAGCGCCGAGAAAGCCGACTATCGGCGGAAGAAGCTGGCCGACGAGAACGACGACTACGCGAACATGCAGGCGCTAGTGGAGTGGCGCGCCCGTCGGGCCGTCGAGGGCCGCGATGACCGTCCCGACCCGGATCTGTTGTTGATCGACGGCGGCGAGGGCCAGCTCGAGGCCGCCCGCGAGGCGCTCGCGGAGGTCGGCTGGGACGTTCCGGCCGTCGCACTCGCGAAGGCCGAGGAACGGGTGATCACGCCCGACCGCGAGTTCTCCTGGCCCGACGACGCGGCTCACCTCCACCTGCTTCAACGGGTTCGCGACGAAGCGCACCGCTTTGCGGTTCAGTACCACCAGACGATCCGCGACGACGTAAAGACGGTCCTCGACGAC
This genomic window from Natronococcus occultus SP4 contains:
- a CDS encoding excinuclease ABC subunit C — encoded protein: MNAEGVRERATSLPREPGVYQFRADGTTLYVGKAVDLRSRVRSYADPRSARIRRMVDRADEVEIAVTDTETQALLLEANLIKRHQPRYNVRLKDDKSYPMVQLTDHPAPQIEITRDPDESATVFGPYTNKRQVETVVKALRETYGVRGCSDHKYAGRDRPCLDYEMGLCTAPCTREIDLESYAEDVTAVERFLEGETGILADPLRREMEAAAQDQQFERAANLRDRLETVEAFHGEGGEAVQSTGDERAVDVLGVAIEGEDATVARLRAENGKLVDRDRHTLEAPGTDTGDEDVPESGAVPAVLAAFIVQYYAERELPDALLLPERHGDEEVAAWLETEGVAVRIPGAGREAKLVDLALKNARRNVGGRDECAMLADALGIDSAERIEGFDVSHAQGKFAVGSDVAFVDGSAEKADYRRKKLADENDDYANMQALVEWRARRAVEGRDDRPDPDLLLIDGGEGQLEAAREALAEVGWDVPAVALAKAEERVITPDREFSWPDDAAHLHLLQRVRDEAHRFAVQYHQTIRDDVKTVLDDVPGIGPETRKRLLGRFGSVENVREASSEDLRSVAGVGEKTARTINERL